Below is a genomic region from Biomphalaria glabrata chromosome 3, xgBioGlab47.1, whole genome shotgun sequence.
AAAGTGTAAAAAGGCAAGCTACCCGCCTGTAGACGTTTTACCGTTTCCATTTTGTTCTTggtcaagtaggcctactcttttcttcttttttttttttttaacattgcttataaaagaatatattattgtctccGGTATCAGTTCTTGTTTTACACACTGACATTGAAATCTCATTTGTTATTTGAtacctttctttaaaaaaatgcctgCCTATTCGTTCACTATTGGAATAATTTAGGCCTAATGGATGCATATACCGGTACCTTCGTTTTTTCATGACTCCCGTGTCTGTGTTTTTCGCTGCGGAAACACAATCAAGATAAGCCATCGCGTTTCTGATAGGACGAGAGGTAGGTGTAGGCACTAGTAACGTTAATGAACAGTTTCTACACAACGCTAATTGGAAACGTGGCTTTATATTAACCAAGCTTGAAATGTCGAGGAGTACTATGGATTGTAGTAATATATAGACCTACAgcataatataggcctacatcacaATCTTAGGGTAATATTCGGTCGGCCTAATTAACACAAATAACAAAGGTAGTAGACCCTATATGCACACGTATACTTGGAGGCTACGATTATTCTAGTTATCACAATTGTCTAAACATCAACAAGTTTGATTCAGATTATcatagtagaaataaaacaactgttgtTATTCACATGTCTAGCTCCGAGCTGCTGGTGACCCCACCAAAGATGTATAATCCTGAACTGAAAGTGATCCCAGCCACAAAGTCTAGCCCTGAGCTGCTGGTGACCCCACCAAAGATGTCTAATCCTGAACTGAAAGTGACCCCAGCCACAAAGTCTAGCTCTGAGTTGCTTGTGACCCCATACGTCGATTGTTTACAATCTACTCCCACAGAGGCACTCACCACGCAATCACAGAAGGGTGGTGCTTCATGTACCTCTATCTCAGCGTCGGACCTTTCGAACGGTAACGTAGCGGCCGAGGTGGGAAAACAGAGTTTAACCCTGCTGGAAGTACCGGTACCTGGCATCAACATCTCTACAAGCAGCGAAGACGAGGAGGAAATAACAGAAACCAAAATTATTGGCGTCACTGAGACTGGAGTGATTCGAAAGAGAAGTTTTAAGGTCAGTGACGTTGTAACATTTAGCACCAATTAATGGTCCTTCGCCGCCTtcctgtttatttatttaatatgacttttataatataatgcatgggcgtagccaggggggggggttcttggggttcaaccccccccccccccccgaaatgaaatcccccccccggggggggcggaattaagtgactgatttttgctttcattttgtttattttaggtgagattttaatactaaatcatcacttaccacagcacagccgaggcagttttgagttgaaaaccctctaccagggggttttgagtttaaatccccctaccagggggttttgagatttaaaaaacccctatcagggggttttgagatacaaatccctctaccagggggctttgagtttaaaaccccctacagggggttttgaattttaaaccccctaccagaggtttttgcagttaaatccccctcttctataaaacaaaacaaaaaaaatgcaaacaacaatccccaaattccaacaacacagttgaggaagattttgattttaaaaccccatccaaaatttacgataaactccatcttcaatataaaaaagcaaattacacactcaaaattctatgagcgtagccaaaggggttttgagtttaaaccccccccccctttccagttggggtttgaagctaaaaagtatctcttcaatataaaaaaaagcaaattacacactataaaatctatgagcgtagccaaaggggttttgagtttaaatcctcctcctccagatggctttttctttaaagtttaaaacccctccagatggttttgagtttaaaattcccctacagagcgtttagagttgaaaacctctctcttcaatattattttaaagcaaactacagtcaccaaattctatgatcgtagctaaatggggttttgaattaaaaacaaaacaaaaaaaaaaacaaacccagagatctgatttgacgaaaaaactttcctttccgatataaaatctaaaacgaaatacaggcatgtaattccaagagcgtagtcaagaaaggttacaaatttctaccagtggcttgggctccattaattaagtgtgaatagtcttctgccgaaattgaaaatcattaaatgtgtctcaacaaagatggctaagacagattttaggagtcagtcatagagatcgggtctaaatcaaagaaatcatatgccgaactgggagtcgaatccttagtaaggttgtgacagagcgtcgcatgaggttttgcgggacatgttttccgacaaaatgaattacgcaaaataagagttgcggaaacagcttgccggaaaatgcgccgaacggcgcaagagggtctaagtcagtaagaatagcacattaggtttttgaaataaaactttttaatagcaagataatgcactgtagatacctcagactatgcattttgttggctttcaataccagaaatagtgctcggcggcggggcttcgccccgcgctgggggagcgctgcgaactcccccagacccccttgctagcaagggcggggagtctacaataaacaataaacgtcttccgaaagggtcagaatgtaataaagattaattatgtacacacacacacacatattttttttcgcggggggggggggggggggaaggtcgggggggatcccccccaaaaccctccccgaaaaaaaatcctggctacgcccatgatataatgtcattgtttttttttcatcgcgtATATCGGATCCCACATTTCCAATATGTAGACCCTTAATACAGATAGGCATACTCGTCCTCAATAAGGTTACCAGACACCTGCAACATGGCCAGCCTTAGATAGTTGCCAAGTTTCTCTGATTCATTTTTCATCATTAAAAAATGCAGAGCCTCagcataaatttaaaaacaaacaaaaagtcgAAGATGGAATAATGGGAGTTCTTAAAATGTGTAATACAATAGACCTTCCCCCTCCCGTTCTAATTacggtaactttttttttttttgcatgttaatGTATATGCGCGcgcatctgtgtgtgtgtagtgaaTAAATTtgtggctaaaaaaaaatcacgtaAAATGTAACCTCCAAAACCTAGTCAACCATGACCACTGCTCCCCTCAATAAAAGAAGGACTTTGATCCTAATGTAAACTGTGTGCTAATTAGACAGTGTTACTACACAGAACATGAACAACTTTCTACAACTTGTAAGTTGATCTTGGTCTAATTTTGTGTTTTAGTTTTGACTTCCAATGTTTACACTCTCACGTAGACACACGTTGAGTATTGTCTGAGCTATCTTCCCCATGTTTCTTCATTCACAGCGCAAGTTAACGCTGGAAGAAAAGCTGAAGAGACAATTCGGCAACGACAAAGTGGACTATGAAAAGATCTATGACAGTGTTCTCACCGACCGTTTCATTGTCGGTGCTGTGGAGATGTTGCAGGAGAGATGGAAAATGCTGCGTATGATGCATGACGACTGCCAGGAAATGATGTCCCACTGGGAGAGAAGATGTCAGGAGAAGAGACATGCTCACCAAGTGAAGAGGGACGTTGATACAATCATAGCTGTAGCCATTCTCTCCTTTCTGCTTCTATTTCTGGCATTTATAATTCATCTCGTTTTATGGTGACCGGGTATTGTACCGATTCACCAAGAGTGAAGCTAACCATTTGGTGCCACTAGAAATGAGTGGTGTGGCCTTCACATTGGGATCAGCTCTGAAATGTATTCTTCAGTTTTCCACAAGGACAGATGATGATTCGGCTAATTAGCCTATTCGGTGAGACAGCCAAGGACAGGGTTACATCTGTAGAGAGCCTTTACATCTCGATCTGCCTTAGCTATGTACTTCTAGGGGGCCATCAAAGTCAAAGGCATTGAGAGCTGTGAGCAATAAATGTATTCTCTTTGTTAAATAACACATTCTCCTCACATACCATCAGATTAAGACATTTCTGTATGACAGTATTGATGTTAACTAATTGACTAAAcacttgattaaaaaaaaaaaattctcttctttatttgtatttgtatgatGTTTAAGTTGCAGAGTCACAGGAACTCACTCTTCTTGTTACTTCTGCATTCTATTTGTTCTTTTTCTCTTgatcagtaaaaataaaaaccattCTGCCCTTGGATAAATGCCCAGGGATCATTGAGTATTTTATAGAGAGTTCAGGGATGATTGAGTATTTTATAGAGAGTTCAGGGATCATTGAGTATTTTATATAGAGTTCAGGGCAAAGTGGATGTAAGAGGAAATATCTCAGGCCAACTCTCTAGGACTCTGGTAGACAAAGTCTGGCTATAATGATAATACATTGTAAAACATCATACAATTCATTGCATTGTCAAGTGTATTGAGATTGTCTCTTATAGATAAttgtattggtccaaacaaaaggaaattcagtttgactactaTTGTCAACCTCAGCATTGCTACTACaaaaatgatgatgatgtttcAATAATATGAAATGCAGCTACATCTTCATAACTGTAAAAAAAGGTTTTTTGATGTAAATTGTGTACTTTTATTACTAGTTCTCACACCTTATCATGAAATATTTTCAGTAAAATattcaatgaattttttttggagtacatataaaaaaacaatttttggaATATAAACCATAGATTAGATCCCACTTGCCTTGGTTCAAACCTGACTTCACATTTTCTTAAGGCATCACCACTAGTGATCTAGATCCACCCAACATGAAGTAACAACAAGAATGCATTTTAGAGGATGAAATAtttattgttaacatttttacagAACCAATGGATTTATGTCAAGGCCACTAAGACCAACAAGTAAATATTTCTATAATGCATCCAATAGTATACTGTCTGTACActcacacttttatttaatcCTACAGGCTTTCAGTggttattaaaatacatttgtacACACAGGTCATCCACAGTGAACAAAATATCAGTTCTATGCAGCTGTACACACTAACTAAGGACCTGTAGCAACACTGACATAAAATGTACACACAGCTCAAACACATCAGTCTTGATGattgtaaacatttaaatagaGGAAAACACATTACATTAAcagtaaacaaatatatatatatcatttttcaagtaaataAAAGATGGCAACAACCAATAATCACCAAACAGATgaacaaaaactttaaaaatattttagtacaACTAAGCTAACCAGAATAAAGTCAAGTTACAAGAATTTAAAACAGCACAAACTAATACTGAAATGAATCAGTCAGTAGTACTGATCATTAAAATGTTATAGCTAGTTATAGacttgatttaaataaaataaacataacttTTAGAACATTTTAGATAGTCAACCCTTCAGTGACTACACAAACAATGGTGGTCACAATAAACCATAGctatatgaaaaaaattaagttataatacCTGTCTAATCAATAAGTGACTCATTGGTATAATGAAGTAACACATTGAACAgcttgacatatatatataaaaaaaaaaaaagatggtatAAAGTTTGAATAATAGACATGTAACAAAGAGAAAAATGGTTGTCACCTATCAAGATTGTTTAAACCTCAACACCTTTTTTACCTTCAGATTTAGTCTCAAAAGCACTGTATATGTTCAGGGGAATATTCTTGAAGGTATTTTTAGGTCTCTACTATATAAGGAGCAATAACAGTAAAAAGTTCGTAAGTTTTGCAATTGATGTTTATCTAGTTCTAGTTGTGAAAGTACAGAATTGTAATAGCCAGACAATAGCAGCACCACAAAGCTTGATTAGCAGGCATGCGACACAGGCCATACACAAGTGTCTGATTACAAGGTTCTCAAGCTAACttgtaaaaaatacattttaaaaataaaccagaCATGAACATCAGAAAtgtaaaaagtaataaattcaTTAAATTGACACAATTTGAGATTCAAGGAAGCTATGTGTTTTGAAATATGGCAAGGTCAGAGAATgataaacaaatacattgtCTCAACCTAAGAAGCTATGTGTTTTGAAATATGGCAAGGTCAGAGAATgataaacaaatacattgtCTCAACCTAAGAAGCTATGTGTTTTGAAATATGGCAAGGTCAGAGAATgataaacaaatacattgtctcaacctaaaaaaaagagtgaacCATCAGACATCtgcaatgaaattttttttttccaatatgctaaaaccaaaatgaaattaataccTATTTTTCctttaaatcaataaacaaaaagacatGTATAGATATGACAAGTTTAAATCTCTATCACATACCTGGAGATTTGGAAGACATGTTGATTAATAATGTCAAGAAAATTTCTAGTGATTTAAATTAGACAATTTCATTGTAGAGTAGAGGTTACAAAAATAGATCTCAAGACCTTCTgtgacagacaaaaaaaaatccatcgttataattatattttacttaGAAATGAAAGACTTGATAACTGGTACAACATAAGTTATAGTTGTACAATTGAAGCTTTGGTCTATACTTCCTTTCATATAAGTATTGGTCTGCACTAAATACATGTTAATTGCTTACAGAATAGAGTCAAAGCAACATAAGAATAGGAATGCTATTTGGTCAAAATTATAGAAATTCAAGGAAAATTtttggggcaattgatggttttcAGTATTTTGAGGGGTCCTACAAGGTTGTTAACATGAAGATTTAGACTatacctttaaaaataaaagtccttaggtaactttttttttattcctaaatattttcaacacaataattgttaatttgtttttgacACAAAGATATCAATGCCGTATTTCATTGCTAATTAGGtagagggaaaaagaaaaaaaaaagatacttttttGAGCTATTGTTCAACTTTTCATGATTGCTTTAACTTTGAGTCAATGTCAATTTAGACATAACATATACACAATAACTATTGCATGTTTAAATATGTAAGAAACAAAACGATGAAGTGTATTATTCAAACAACCATAACAACAACATTAATGCCAACAGAAGCAACCACTGTTGGGTTAGCACCAGCTCCAAATGAAGTCATATTTCATAATGTTTTTAGTAGGAAGCTGAAGCcctctatatatagatttgcTATAAGCACAATCATCAATGTATGGGATGACAACCAAGCGTATTGATACcaaaatgtaacaaaacaacAGTTTCTTTAATCCACACACCTCTTCACAACACATTGCTGAGCCTAACTAAACAACAAGAATGAAAATTGAAAATGTCAAAATTCAcattataaacacacacacacatatataaattatcaAAATATAATTAACAATAGATTAATTCTCAATTTATAATTAACAATAGATTAATTCTTAATAAACatcaatcaacaaaaaaaaatgtgtggtattataaataataatggtTACACCTggcaaaaaaatgttaataaaagatAAACATTGCAGCTATTAGAATGAATTACAAAAACTCCAATGTGTTTAAATCTAATGACCCAATATTTGCTTATAAGCTTATTTACTGCTTTAGTTTCAGCTAAAAATTTCttgcttttaattcaatttatagAGTACCTCAATGAACTactgtactttttaaaagtttatgcTTACATGATGAATTAACAACCACTTTTAGTCTTTTATTGTTTGTGTTGTAATCAGGTACAtcaccaacaaaaaaacaaaaactaaagtaaGCAGAGCTGCTTCTTCTATGTTACTATAATAACACCaacaaccaaacaaaaaacataagtAGACTTAAAGTCAGAAATATGACTAGTACCTTAATACAATCAAAGGATCCATATATCACTTTTATAGTTGCTGATTAGTGTACAGGAATTCTACTAGTGTGAAAATCTCAATGTTGAACTGCAGTGTATCACATGTATAACTGAAGTCTTTAACTGTGTAGTCTTTTTATTAGGCATCAAAAACAGCAACATGTCCATTGAACACAACACTAGAGTTTATTGACTTACTATCATGTGGGTGGTATCTTCTCAGAAGTTTCCTAGACTTGAAGAACAGTGTTCCTGGCCATATGTAGGCCAAACTTAAACGTGGCTCAGGACGAGTACATGCTAACAACAAACCAAATAcctttatagaaaaaaaaaattaatctttacATTACATGAAAAGATGATTGTAAAATATCACTGAATTTAAAAGTAGGGATATGCCAGCAGAAAGTTTATGGCATTGTAGCACTCTATACATGCCTTTTTAGGACTACAACGGAGTTTGGCTGCTAAGTACATTGGATCGCTGccaggtcgtgcggtttgcgcgctggactgtcgttcagatttattgatggtcccgggttcaaaccctgcccacttccatcccctgtcgtcctgcgggaggtttggactaggaagtaattatcttcaactctgaaggaacattcgaaacatgttgtggtgaaatagttactatttgtttatgtttgtgtaacgtcgtgggaatgtgttcacaacattgatttagtgtgctactgtccaagtctctttcgtcagttcatgtgtcgttctagtttaataaaaccttgttttaggttactcttcagtaaCATGATAGTCAACCCCGTTACAacttaagagagagaagaaccagaccTAACTATAGAGTCTATGAGTTGTTTCTCTATTGCACTACTTATACTGACTACACaaactggcattgtttatctcttgctactgatactagagtttacttttcacttacttACGTATTTGTTATTgcttaaaacagaaactagtaattgtttataagtcCTACTATACAGATACTGGttttttaggtttctttgtaTCACCATGCACTATTGTTTACAAGAGAAACTAATATTTCAacactatttattgatctattgtattacaggcactggcattctcattttatttatgctatggcctactatattactatacttgctattttaattgtaggcggggtgaatgtggtgaaatagttactatttgtttatgtttgtgtaaggTCGTgggaatgtgttcacaacattgatttagtgtgctaaTGTCctagtctctttcgtcagttcatgtgtcgttctagtttaatgaagccttgttttaggttactcttcagtgttcctttatttcttattacacatGTCAAACAAGTAAAGGTCTCTATTGTATAGACATATTTGCTTTGCTTTAAATTTGAGAAAACAGATCTGGTTTTAATGAGTGATATCAGTTTGGTGGTGTCACTGGTTGTGATGCTGGCCATAGAGTTCTATGGTCACAGTAAGAGGTGACATTTACTTCCCTTATGCCACTTTTTGCTCTTGAAGGGAAACTACTTACATTCCTTTGTTGAAacactttttaatttaaaaaagaggtTTTATATTATCATTCAAAGATTATAGTGTTATTATTATgaatattcaagaaaaaaacacaccaccctattacattatttaaaaaaagaaaataaagacttcAGCTGGTCACTTTAGGGTCTATCGGTTTATGTGTTTCATTTTACACTATGTGGTCTATGTTGCCACATGATGTGGTTGTGGTTAAACAAATGTGTATGTCTAGGGATTTGTGcatataatataaaatgataATGCTTATGGAATGAATGGTAAATGTAGTAGAAGGTATAATACTATTAATGTAATCAAGGGTTATTGTggataaacaaattaaacaaaatcaagGAAAACTGAATACTTATGTTTGGCAAAGTTTATTTATGGGGTTATATTTGGAtatatattagttttttttaaagaattcacaAAGGATGTGTATTATTATAGCACTGGGTGTTTTATATTTGGTACCATAACAACTCAGTTGGAGGAGCTGTTGGAGGAAATCCTTCTGTTTATAGTCCAAACCACTAACCAGCTCCACTCCTGATTTCACTCGAATTTTcagtatttatatataaatcaattaaaatattgGGCTATAAAAAGAGATGATTTTCaaagaaatgacacaaaaatgACTAACTAAAAATTTAGAATGTTTCTTTATAGACTTACTTGAAGATATGGTAAAAGGAATATGAGAAGCCATACTGCCAAAGGTAAATGAGTGGCATGCTCAAGAAAGGTTCCTGCTTTAATATCTCCTCCATGTTCTATTTGCACATGCTCTACCGCCATAGTGTTGAAATGATCATTGATTTCAAATAGATAGTAAGCAAAAGCAAAAGATGCTgtcaaaaataaagttaataataTCCAGGCCATACGCTGGCGAAATTTCATTCTGACTTTTCATATACACCAGTTCCATGGAGATTGGAATGCTCTGGTAAATTATAGATCATCATCAAATCAAAGATTTCTTaatactgttaaaaaaaaacaaaaaacatgacattaaatcaAAAGCACTATTAATGTAACTTGCTAAGATTTGATGATAACTGTTCTagagtttattaagtttatattcTAACTGTTagttcactagatctagatgatttttttatatttataaataatacatttaatgatttataCTTCAATTTAGAAGCTAtaggtaaatttaaaattagaaactcACTCAGAATACTTAGACTGAGACAGACTCAGTCCTCACTCTGTGAAATTAGTCAGTGATTGAGATTCACTCTCACCAACTCTGCTGTACTGCAGATATCTATGATTTGTATAACAGAGAAACTTAGTCACTGTGATTGAGCCTGAGACTCACTCTCAGAATCTCCAACTCTGCTGTATAGTACAGTAGTGGTGTAGATTATAAGATAGATCTATCTGTAATAATtctgtaattaaattttatataatagAGACAATTGAgtctataaatataaagaatgtatataagtatatatatatttttatagaggttagatagattagatcatTGGTTAGACTAGCCACTAGTTACTCACTAGTACTACTAGTGGtaagtagtagtactagtagatGATAGATGTAGTATTCTATTATATAGTATTATAATTTAGATACACTATACTTATACATACTAAATTTAAgaattattaagatattataaatactagatctagactatataagtatatagatagtcaatatatataatatatagaaaaattctagttctagacctagatactAAGAATAGAACTATAATTGTATTTAACTATTACTATTGGCTATTCACTTTATTCggagatttatagatctagctaaGAAAGATTCTAGACTCTATAATACTATTttct
It encodes:
- the LOC106075004 gene encoding uncharacterized protein LOC106075004, which translates into the protein MYNPELKVIPATKSSPELLVTPPKMSNPELKVTPATKSSSELLVTPYVDCLQSTPTEALTTQSQKGGASCTSISASDLSNGNVAAEVGKQSLTLLEVPVPGINISTSSEDEEEITETKIIGVTETGVIRKRSFKRKLTLEEKLKRQFGNDKVDYEKIYDSVLTDRFIVGAVEMLQERWKMLRMMHDDCQEMMSHWERRCQEKRHAHQVKRDVDTIIAVAILSFLLLFLAFIIHLVLW